A stretch of the Simiduia curdlanivorans genome encodes the following:
- a CDS encoding GH1 family beta-glucosidase → MTLKLAVPQTSKLRKKDFIYGVATAAFQIEGAAESRLPCIWDTFCATPGKISDSSNGLVACDHLRHWQSDLELIESLNVDAYRFSVSWGRVINADGSLNAAGVDFYIKLLDRLAEKNINAFVTLYHWDLPQHIEDQGGWLNRDTAYLFEDYADKISRAFGHRVYSYATLNEPFCSAFLGYEKGIHAPGIADLGAGRRAAHHLLLAHGLALRVLNKNSPHSLNGLVLNMSPTYPKSDCARDIEAAQLADDFLFQWYAQPVLAGSYPEKAMAHIPERLRPPIEAGDMAIISQPMDYIGLNYYTRGIFHADADNAFLETVPTDAELTDMGWEVFPQGLTDLLVNLHKRYSLPPVFITENGAAMADKVVNGEVNDVDRLAYYHSHLNAIHQAVEQGVDVRGYFAWSLMDNFEWAYGYEKRFGIVYVDYETQQRTIKASGHAYANFIGSR, encoded by the coding sequence GTGACGTTAAAATTAGCCGTACCTCAGACCTCAAAACTGAGGAAAAAAGATTTTATCTATGGTGTTGCCACGGCGGCCTTTCAAATCGAGGGAGCGGCCGAGTCTCGCCTGCCCTGCATCTGGGATACGTTTTGCGCAACGCCAGGCAAGATTAGCGATAGTTCAAATGGCTTAGTGGCCTGCGACCACCTTCGGCACTGGCAATCAGACCTAGAACTTATCGAAAGCCTGAATGTCGACGCCTACCGGTTTTCCGTGTCTTGGGGTAGAGTCATCAATGCCGATGGCAGCCTAAACGCCGCGGGGGTCGACTTCTATATCAAGCTGTTGGATCGCTTGGCAGAAAAAAACATCAACGCTTTCGTAACGCTCTACCACTGGGACCTACCGCAACATATTGAAGACCAAGGCGGCTGGCTAAACCGAGACACCGCCTATTTATTTGAGGATTACGCCGATAAAATAAGTCGCGCCTTCGGCCATCGCGTCTACTCTTACGCCACGCTAAACGAGCCCTTTTGCAGCGCCTTTTTAGGTTATGAGAAAGGCATTCACGCGCCCGGCATTGCCGATCTTGGCGCCGGTCGGCGAGCTGCGCACCATCTACTGCTCGCCCATGGTTTAGCGCTTCGTGTTCTTAATAAAAACAGCCCCCACAGCCTAAATGGGTTGGTGCTGAACATGAGCCCAACTTACCCCAAAAGTGATTGCGCGCGCGATATCGAAGCCGCGCAGCTCGCCGATGACTTTTTGTTTCAGTGGTATGCACAGCCCGTGCTCGCCGGCAGCTACCCGGAAAAAGCAATGGCTCATATTCCCGAACGTTTGCGCCCGCCCATAGAAGCGGGCGACATGGCGATCATTAGTCAACCCATGGACTACATAGGCCTGAATTATTACACCCGCGGTATTTTTCACGCCGACGCCGACAACGCCTTCTTAGAAACCGTGCCAACCGACGCCGAATTGACCGATATGGGTTGGGAGGTGTTCCCGCAAGGCTTAACGGATCTGTTAGTCAACTTACATAAACGCTATTCGCTACCACCGGTTTTTATTACCGAAAATGGTGCCGCCATGGCCGATAAAGTAGTGAACGGTGAGGTCAACGACGTCGATCGCTTGGCCTATTACCACAGCCACTTAAATGCCATTCACCAGGCTGTCGAACAAGGTGTGGATGTGCGCGGCTATTTCGCCTGGAGCTTGATGGATAATTTCGAGTGGGCTTACGGTTACGAAAAACGCTTTGGCATTGTGTACGTGGATTACGAAACCCAACAGCGCACAATCAAAGCCAGCGGCCACGCCTACGCAAACTTTATTGGCAGCAGGTGA